The proteins below come from a single Peromyscus leucopus breed LL Stock chromosome 13, UCI_PerLeu_2.1, whole genome shotgun sequence genomic window:
- the LOC119088962 gene encoding ice-structuring protein 4-like — MCSGSRARTALDPPPATTAFFSASDSSPAERAAAAAATAAAAAAAVAAAEAEAAAAAAAAARPAPCAAKEAEEVECLGPAPPSEAYPIDFKALCGGKCARPIGARGVG; from the coding sequence ATGTGCAGCGGCTCCAGAGCGAGGACAGCGCTCGATCCTCCACCCGCCACCACCGCCTTCTTCTCCGCCTCCGACTCCTCCCCCGCCGAACGCGCAGCGGCTGcagcggcgacggcggcggcggcggcggcggcggtggcggcggcggaagcagaggcggcggcggcggcggcggcggcggcgcgtcCCGCCCCTTGCGCCGCGAAGGAGGCGGAGGAAGTGGAGTGCCTTGGTCCCGCCCCTCCCTCGGAGGCGTACCCAATAGACTTCAAGGCCCTCTGCGGGGGAAAATGCGCCCGCCCAATCGGAGCCCGAGGAGTGGGCTGA